From Longimicrobium sp., a single genomic window includes:
- a CDS encoding DMT family transporter, with protein MASARHRLEILGAALLFSTGGAAIKATTLTSWQVASFRSGVAALTVYLVARQARRGWSWHVVPVGIAYAATLTLFVAANKLTTAANTIFLQSTAPLYVLLLSPLLLRERIRPRDVGFMAVVALGMLLFFVERPPAAATAPDPRTGDLLALLSGVFWAATIMGLRWMGNRGGASDGNTLPTIVAGNAIAFLACLPMALPAHAAPVDWAVIAYLGTFQIGVAYLLLGSGIRHVPALEASTLLLLEPALNPFWAWLVHGERPGIWSIAGGILILGATIARTAMSSPPSAEYESTEVRQGVMKSARVRECENR; from the coding sequence GTGGCTTCCGCCCGGCACCGCCTGGAGATCCTGGGCGCCGCGCTGCTCTTTTCCACCGGCGGCGCCGCGATCAAGGCCACGACGCTGACGAGTTGGCAGGTGGCCAGCTTTCGCTCGGGGGTGGCGGCGCTCACGGTGTACCTGGTGGCGCGTCAGGCGCGGCGCGGGTGGAGCTGGCACGTGGTCCCCGTCGGCATCGCGTACGCGGCCACGCTGACGCTGTTCGTGGCCGCCAACAAGCTGACGACCGCGGCGAACACCATCTTCCTGCAGTCCACCGCGCCGCTGTACGTGCTGCTGCTGAGCCCGCTGCTGCTGCGCGAGCGCATCCGCCCGCGCGACGTGGGGTTCATGGCGGTGGTGGCGCTGGGGATGCTGCTCTTCTTCGTCGAGCGGCCGCCCGCCGCCGCCACCGCGCCCGACCCGCGCACCGGCGACCTGCTGGCGCTGCTCAGCGGTGTGTTCTGGGCGGCGACGATCATGGGGCTGCGGTGGATGGGCAACCGCGGCGGTGCCAGCGACGGCAACACGCTGCCGACGATCGTGGCGGGGAACGCGATCGCCTTCCTGGCGTGCCTGCCGATGGCGCTTCCCGCGCACGCCGCGCCGGTGGACTGGGCGGTGATCGCGTACCTGGGCACCTTCCAGATCGGGGTGGCGTACCTGCTGCTGGGCTCGGGGATCCGCCACGTTCCCGCGCTGGAGGCGAGCACGCTGCTGCTGCTGGAGCCCGCGCTGAACCCGTTCTGGGCGTGGCTGGTCCACGGCGAGCGCCCGGGCATCTGGTCCATCGCCGGCGGCATCCTCATTCTGGGCGCCACCATCGCCCGCACGGCGATGTCTTCGCCGCCTTCGGCGGAGTACGAAAGTACGGAAGTACGACAGGGCGTGATGAAAAGTGCGAGAGTGCGAGAGTGCGAGAATAGGTGA
- a CDS encoding TonB family protein gives MFNVVTDRRKRSVWTPRTVALSAGAHLLLLGVFVTAAESTPAKPAPPGVIEFPIGDEPRPEPKPVTPQPRPDEPQPKKGDFVSPKPPPAVPDGVTKPDPDDTPLHDADVRGLGIEGDVIGKPDPAGPATTTTTTTGPTEVFPYFGGGDDVIEAKDATVLPHLANERDAQRMLQRAYPPQLRDAGVSGQATVVVIIDRNGNVEPGSVRVQEASHPAFEEAARRAVERFHFTPAELNGQTVSVVIALPIHWELQH, from the coding sequence ATGTTCAACGTCGTCACCGATCGCCGCAAGCGCAGCGTGTGGACCCCGCGCACGGTGGCCCTCTCGGCCGGCGCGCATCTGCTGCTCCTCGGCGTCTTCGTGACCGCGGCGGAGAGCACGCCCGCGAAGCCGGCACCTCCCGGAGTGATCGAGTTCCCGATCGGCGACGAGCCCAGGCCGGAGCCGAAGCCGGTGACGCCGCAGCCCAGGCCGGACGAGCCGCAGCCGAAGAAGGGCGATTTCGTCTCCCCCAAGCCGCCGCCGGCCGTCCCGGACGGGGTCACCAAGCCCGATCCGGACGACACGCCGCTCCACGACGCCGACGTCCGCGGCCTGGGCATCGAGGGCGACGTGATCGGCAAGCCCGATCCTGCCGGGCCGGCCACGACGACCACCACGACGACGGGGCCCACCGAGGTGTTCCCATATTTCGGCGGCGGCGACGACGTGATCGAGGCGAAGGACGCCACGGTGCTGCCGCACCTGGCCAACGAGCGCGACGCGCAGCGGATGCTGCAGCGCGCCTACCCGCCGCAGTTGCGCGACGCGGGTGTCTCGGGGCAGGCGACGGTGGTGGTGATCATCGACCGGAACGGCAACGTGGAGCCGGGGAGCGTCCGGGTGCAGGAGGCCTCGCACCCCGCGTTCGAGGAAGCCGCCCGGCGGGCGGTGGAGCGGTTCCACTTCACCCCCGCCGAGCTGAACGGGCAGACCGTGTCGGTCGTCATCGCGCTCCCGATTCACTGGGAATTGCAGCACTGA
- a CDS encoding nuclear transport factor 2 family protein, translated as MSISPGSRWIAASAAVLALACAARPASAQRDLYGMGGSSAGDARRQFIAEAREKVGALLAEYESAWGSRDLRALSGLYAGNATVYPAEGGMLTGRDAVREHFARLLPNAEPLRTQIVEFKAAGDLAFATVQVSYAVKEGAADRPYLGTDVVVLRRDWAGDWTIVTQFSRQEPGAMANTPRATAATSDSAGSQ; from the coding sequence ATGTCCATCTCGCCTGGAAGCCGCTGGATCGCCGCGTCGGCGGCCGTGCTCGCCCTCGCCTGCGCCGCGCGGCCCGCGTCGGCGCAGCGCGACCTGTACGGCATGGGCGGCTCGTCGGCCGGCGACGCGCGCCGCCAGTTCATCGCCGAGGCGCGCGAGAAGGTGGGCGCGCTGCTGGCCGAGTACGAGTCCGCGTGGGGAAGCCGCGACCTGCGCGCGCTGTCCGGCCTCTACGCCGGCAACGCCACGGTCTACCCGGCCGAGGGCGGAATGCTGACCGGCCGCGACGCCGTGCGCGAGCACTTCGCGCGGCTGCTGCCGAACGCCGAGCCGCTGCGCACGCAGATCGTGGAGTTCAAGGCGGCGGGCGACCTGGCCTTCGCCACGGTGCAGGTGAGCTACGCGGTGAAGGAGGGCGCGGCGGACCGCCCGTACCTGGGCACCGACGTGGTCGTCCTGCGCCGCGACTGGGCGGGCGACTGGACCATCGTCACCCAGTTCTCGCGGCAGGAGCCGGGGGCGATGGCCAACACGCCGCGCGCGACGGCGGCGACGTCGGATTCAGCAGGGTCGCAGTAG
- a CDS encoding uracil-DNA glycosylase has protein sequence MKLPLPGSWRPYLDAETEKPYFGKLCEFVERERRTREVYPPEEEVFAALELTPYERVKVMILGQDPYHGPGQAHGLAFSVRPGVTPPPSLRNLLRELKDDAGCPVPDNGDLIPWARQGVLLLNAVLTVRAGEPNSHKGKGWETFTDAVIRAVNERPEPVVFVLWGGYAGKKEALIDAGRHTVLKSAHPSPLSAKRGFFGSRPFTRINAALEKAGQAPVDWCLPDLGR, from the coding sequence ATGAAGCTCCCCCTGCCCGGATCCTGGCGTCCGTACCTGGACGCGGAGACGGAGAAGCCGTACTTCGGCAAGCTGTGCGAGTTCGTGGAGCGCGAGCGGCGGACGCGGGAGGTGTATCCGCCGGAAGAGGAAGTGTTCGCGGCGCTGGAGCTTACGCCGTACGAGCGGGTGAAGGTGATGATCCTGGGGCAGGACCCGTATCACGGCCCGGGGCAGGCGCACGGGCTGGCGTTCTCGGTGCGGCCGGGGGTCACGCCGCCGCCGTCGCTGCGCAACCTGCTGCGCGAGCTGAAGGACGACGCGGGGTGCCCCGTTCCCGACAACGGTGACCTGATCCCGTGGGCAAGGCAAGGGGTGCTGCTGCTGAACGCGGTGCTGACCGTGCGCGCCGGCGAGCCCAACTCGCACAAGGGCAAGGGGTGGGAGACGTTCACCGACGCCGTGATCCGCGCCGTGAACGAGCGCCCGGAGCCGGTGGTGTTCGTGCTGTGGGGCGGCTACGCGGGAAAGAAGGAGGCGCTGATCGACGCCGGCCGGCACACGGTGCTGAAGTCGGCGCACCCATCCCCGCTCTCGGCGAAGCGGGGCTTCTTCGGCAGCCGCCCGTTCACCAGGATCAACGCGGCGCTAGAGAAGGCCGGTCAGGCGCCGGTCGACTGGTGCCTGCCGGACCTCGGGCGGTAG
- the bioD gene encoding dethiobiotin synthase encodes MIRLGITGTDTGVGKTLVATVLLRLMRARGLRVAAMKPVETGVSPEDPRGDAHRLRDAAGGEDPLETVRPLLLKEPLAPWVASARGGTRVDLDVLDSAFRQLCDGRDAIVVEGAGGLLVPLTRDVAYDGLFVQWDLDLVVVAGNRLGVINHTLLTVRAAHDAGLRVRGVVLNTLDPEPPGIAESTNLETLADLLAPVPVLPFPWLRKPADEKYVLEIAEESGFETLISMRVPPGS; translated from the coding sequence ATGATCCGCCTGGGGATAACCGGCACCGACACCGGCGTGGGGAAGACGCTCGTGGCCACCGTGCTGCTGCGGCTGATGCGCGCCCGCGGCCTGCGCGTGGCGGCGATGAAGCCGGTGGAGACGGGCGTGAGCCCCGAGGATCCGCGCGGCGACGCCCACCGCCTGCGCGACGCCGCCGGCGGCGAGGACCCGCTGGAGACGGTCCGCCCGCTGCTGCTGAAGGAGCCGCTGGCGCCGTGGGTGGCCAGCGCGCGCGGCGGCACCCGGGTGGACCTGGACGTGCTGGACTCCGCCTTCCGCCAGCTCTGCGACGGGCGCGACGCCATCGTGGTGGAGGGCGCGGGCGGGCTCCTCGTCCCTCTCACCCGCGACGTGGCGTACGACGGGCTGTTCGTGCAGTGGGACCTGGACCTGGTGGTGGTGGCGGGGAACCGGCTGGGGGTGATCAACCACACCCTGCTCACCGTCCGCGCCGCGCACGACGCCGGGCTGCGCGTCCGCGGCGTGGTGCTGAACACCCTCGATCCCGAGCCGCCGGGGATCGCCGAAAGTACGAACCTGGAGACGCTGGCGGATCTCCTCGCCCCCGTTCCCGTCCTCCCCTTCCCCTGGCTCCGCAAGCCGGCCGACGAGAAGTACGTGCTGGAGATCGCGGAGGAGAGCGGGTTCGAGACGCTCATCTCCATGCGCGTGCCGCCGGGCTCGTGA
- a CDS encoding response regulator yields the protein MPAKLVLLVDSHEDSRAIYTTILEHSGFAVAAASHADEGLRLARARRPDLIVLEFSPPRARSLDAFRAFRRDSATASVPLVALSTILGEADRELLVAEGVARYLVKPCPPLMLLDVAKALLERS from the coding sequence GTGCCCGCCAAACTCGTGCTCCTCGTGGATTCGCACGAGGACAGCCGCGCCATCTACACCACGATCCTCGAGCATTCGGGCTTCGCGGTGGCGGCCGCGTCGCATGCCGACGAGGGGCTGAGGCTGGCGCGTGCACGGCGGCCCGACCTGATCGTGCTGGAGTTCTCTCCCCCGCGCGCCCGCAGCCTGGACGCCTTCCGCGCGTTCCGCCGCGATTCCGCCACTGCCTCCGTCCCCCTCGTCGCGCTCAGCACCATCCTGGGCGAGGCCGACCGCGAGCTGCTGGTGGCCGAGGGCGTCGCCCGCTACCTCGTCAAACCGTGCCCCCCGCTGATGCTGCTGGATGTGGCGAAGGCGCTGCTGGAGCGGTCGTGA
- a CDS encoding MOSC domain-containing protein, with amino-acid sequence MDHGTTLGLFDEEVADDAHLSGRVEEIWIAAGARGTPRARVESVRAVAGMGLEGDRNFGRRAAPSAKYRPERQVTLIEAEAIDAVRATGRDFGAADARRNVVTRGVRLNALVGRTFRVGGVVLRGIERCDPCTHLGRLTWRGVVRDLHERGGLRAEILQGGTINTGDELAPV; translated from the coding sequence ATGGATCACGGAACGACCCTCGGCCTGTTCGACGAAGAGGTAGCGGACGATGCACATCTCTCCGGGCGTGTCGAGGAGATCTGGATCGCCGCAGGGGCGCGCGGGACGCCGCGGGCGCGGGTGGAGAGCGTGCGCGCCGTCGCGGGGATGGGGCTGGAGGGCGACCGCAACTTCGGGCGCAGGGCGGCGCCGTCCGCGAAGTACCGCCCCGAGCGGCAGGTGACGCTGATCGAGGCCGAGGCGATCGACGCCGTGCGCGCCACCGGCCGCGACTTCGGCGCCGCGGACGCGCGCCGCAACGTGGTCACCCGCGGCGTGCGGCTGAACGCGCTGGTCGGCCGCACCTTCCGCGTGGGCGGCGTGGTCCTGCGCGGCATCGAGCGCTGCGACCCGTGCACGCACCTGGGCCGCCTCACCTGGCGCGGCGTCGTCCGCGACCTGCACGAGCGCGGCGGCCTGCGCGCCGAGATCCTCCAGGGCGGCACCATCAACACCGGCGACGAGCTGGCGCCGGTCTGA
- a CDS encoding TonB family protein, producing the protein MFNVVTNRRKRSIWTPRTVAVSVGAHLLLLAAFVTAAESTPPETRERIVDLRLPDAARPKPAPKPVTPPPPAPDRPQPVKGRVVTERPPETVPTRILPPNPNQAPTVPTGGDGPEGDVEGTPDSTHTGPLTGNTDPQPAPGDGHPYTPEEVSVLPRLANEREAQRLLQRAYPPLLRDAGITGQATVIVVIDENGNVEPGSVRVQDATNPAFEEAARRVVEKFHFSPARLNGQKVSVVIALPIHWELQR; encoded by the coding sequence ATGTTCAACGTCGTCACCAACCGCCGCAAGCGCAGCATCTGGACCCCGCGCACGGTGGCCGTCTCGGTCGGCGCGCACCTGCTGCTGCTGGCCGCGTTCGTCACCGCCGCAGAGAGCACGCCGCCCGAGACCCGCGAGCGCATCGTCGACCTGCGGCTCCCCGACGCGGCGCGACCGAAGCCCGCGCCGAAGCCCGTGACCCCGCCGCCGCCCGCGCCCGACCGCCCCCAGCCCGTGAAGGGCCGCGTGGTCACCGAGCGGCCGCCGGAGACGGTGCCGACCCGGATCCTGCCGCCGAACCCCAACCAGGCGCCCACCGTCCCCACCGGCGGCGACGGGCCCGAGGGCGACGTCGAGGGCACGCCCGATTCCACGCACACGGGGCCGCTGACGGGCAACACCGATCCGCAGCCCGCGCCCGGTGACGGTCACCCGTACACGCCGGAAGAGGTGTCGGTGCTGCCGCGGCTGGCCAACGAGCGCGAGGCCCAGCGGCTGCTGCAGCGCGCGTATCCGCCGCTGCTGCGCGACGCGGGCATCACCGGCCAGGCCACGGTGATCGTGGTCATCGACGAGAACGGCAACGTGGAGCCGGGAAGCGTCCGCGTTCAGGACGCCACGAACCCCGCGTTCGAGGAAGCGGCCAGGCGCGTGGTGGAGAAATTCCACTTCTCCCCCGCCCGGCTGAACGGCCAGAAGGTCTCGGTCGTCATCGCCCTGCCGATCCACTGGGAGCTGCAGCGGTGA
- a CDS encoding adenosylmethionine--8-amino-7-oxononanoate transaminase, producing MSPDWLALDTAHVWHPYTQHGIAPTATPVVGGEGAYLHLADGTRLLDAISSWWVTLHGHAHPAIAAAIAEQARVLEQVIFAGFAHEPGARLAAELAAVLPAGLTRVFYSDDGSTAVEVAVKMALQHWRLRGQRRPLVAALEHAYHGDTFGAMSASGRSVFTEAFEDHLFETARLPDPTEGDTVAALDRLLDERGNELAAVIVEPLLLAAGGMRVWSEDTLRAIRQRTADAGVLLIADEVATGFGRTGPLWACDRAGISPDLMCLSKGVTGGFMPLGVTAAREEIFQAFVSGDRRHTFFHGHSFTGNPLACAAARASLHLLLDDGCTARRGEIERAHRGALDALASHPRVRAPRVLGTVAAFETEAGGAGYLEPVGRELAAYARGEGVLLRPLGNTVYLMPPYCATASEVHNVYRVIGRFLETR from the coding sequence ATGTCTCCCGACTGGCTGGCGCTGGACACCGCGCACGTCTGGCATCCGTACACGCAGCACGGCATCGCGCCCACGGCCACGCCCGTCGTCGGCGGCGAGGGCGCATACCTCCACCTGGCGGACGGCACGCGGCTGCTGGACGCCATCTCGTCGTGGTGGGTCACGCTCCACGGCCATGCGCACCCGGCCATCGCCGCGGCCATCGCCGAGCAGGCGCGGGTGCTGGAGCAGGTGATCTTCGCCGGGTTCGCGCACGAGCCGGGCGCGCGCCTGGCCGCGGAGCTGGCGGCGGTGCTCCCGGCCGGGCTCACGCGCGTCTTCTACTCCGACGACGGCTCCACCGCGGTGGAGGTCGCGGTGAAGATGGCGCTGCAGCACTGGCGCCTCCGCGGCCAGCGCCGCCCGCTCGTGGCCGCGCTGGAGCACGCCTACCACGGCGACACCTTCGGCGCGATGAGCGCCAGCGGCCGCAGCGTCTTCACCGAGGCGTTCGAGGACCACCTGTTCGAGACCGCGCGCCTTCCCGACCCCACGGAGGGGGATACGGTCGCCGCGCTGGACCGGCTGCTGGACGAGCGGGGGAACGAGCTCGCCGCCGTCATCGTCGAGCCGCTGCTGCTGGCCGCCGGGGGGATGCGCGTCTGGAGCGAGGACACGCTGCGGGCCATCCGCCAGCGCACCGCGGACGCGGGGGTGCTGCTGATCGCCGACGAGGTGGCGACGGGGTTCGGGCGCACGGGGCCGCTCTGGGCGTGCGATCGCGCCGGCATCTCCCCCGACCTGATGTGCCTGTCGAAGGGCGTCACCGGCGGGTTCATGCCGCTGGGCGTGACCGCCGCGCGCGAGGAGATCTTCCAGGCGTTCGTGAGCGGCGACCGGCGCCACACCTTCTTCCACGGCCACTCGTTCACCGGCAACCCGCTTGCCTGCGCCGCTGCCCGCGCCTCGCTCCATCTCCTGCTCGACGACGGTTGCACCGCGCGGCGGGGGGAGATCGAGCGGGCGCACCGCGGCGCGCTCGATGCGCTGGCCTCGCACCCGCGGGTCCGCGCGCCGCGGGTGCTGGGGACGGTGGCCGCGTTCGAGACCGAAGCGGGGGGGGCGGGGTATCTGGAGCCGGTGGGGCGCGAGCTGGCGGCGTACGCGCGGGGCGAGGGCGTGCTGCTGCGGCCGCTGGGGAACACGGTGTACCTGATGCCTCCCTATTGCGCCACGGCGTCCGAAGTGCACAACGTATATCGGGTGATCGGCAGATTTCTGGAGACGCGATGA
- a CDS encoding pyridoxamine 5'-phosphate oxidase family protein has product MATNDAPHGAESVPTEKKLDDLYALIDGISVAMFTTRRPDGQLVSRPMQTQDRNGAADFWFVTDAGDHKLDELEHDPHVNLAYYRDRTREWVSVSGTARISRDREQIRRLYKPDWKAWFADEGGERDGSPDDPRITLLLVDAESVVYMKSDTPRPVVLFEVMKGIVTGKQPDVGSIRVVSSGEMHGAR; this is encoded by the coding sequence ATGGCGACGAACGATGCCCCGCACGGGGCCGAGAGCGTGCCCACGGAAAAGAAGCTCGACGACCTGTACGCCCTGATCGACGGCATCTCGGTGGCGATGTTCACCACGCGCCGGCCCGACGGGCAGCTGGTTTCGCGGCCCATGCAGACGCAGGACCGCAACGGCGCGGCGGACTTCTGGTTCGTGACCGACGCCGGCGACCACAAGCTGGACGAGCTGGAGCACGACCCGCACGTGAACCTGGCCTACTACCGCGACCGCACGCGCGAGTGGGTGTCGGTGAGCGGCACCGCGCGCATCTCGCGGGACCGCGAGCAGATCCGCCGCCTGTACAAGCCGGACTGGAAGGCGTGGTTCGCCGACGAGGGCGGCGAGCGCGACGGCAGCCCCGACGACCCGCGCATCACCCTGCTGCTGGTGGACGCCGAGTCGGTGGTCTACATGAAAAGCGACACGCCGCGCCCCGTCGTCCTCTTCGAGGTGATGAAGGGGATCGTCACCGGCAAGCAGCCCGACGTAGGCTCCATCCGCGTCGTCAGCTCCGGCGAGATGCACGGCGCGCGCTGA
- a CDS encoding alpha/beta fold hydrolase produces the protein MRIFKMMKGVRPLVLGVSLMAMGKTATAQAFDPVTMDPARDSAAPASVEELAFTSGGARMNGLMYVAAGRGPHPTVVLLHGYPGNERNLDLAQALRRAGVNVLFFDYRGSWGSGGTFSFAGAQEDVAAAVRFVRDTGSARKYRADPRRVALVGHSMGAWLAMLAAAADSTISCAGALELGDMAQIGVGMNASPAVETEFTQYTRWLTEPGAPLHADAAELIASLKANGPRWTVAANAPRLAGRALLLLDNDHNPTHAATAAALRQAGARLTADVWHTDHSFSDRRIELQHAVVRWVRTSCGFGG, from the coding sequence GTGAGAATCTTCAAGATGATGAAAGGCGTGCGGCCGCTCGTACTCGGCGTTTCCCTGATGGCGATGGGGAAGACGGCGACGGCGCAGGCGTTCGATCCGGTGACGATGGACCCGGCGCGGGACTCGGCGGCGCCCGCGTCGGTGGAGGAGCTGGCGTTCACCAGCGGCGGCGCGCGGATGAACGGGCTGATGTACGTCGCCGCGGGGCGCGGGCCGCACCCCACCGTGGTCCTGCTGCACGGCTACCCGGGGAACGAGCGCAACCTGGACCTGGCGCAGGCGCTGCGGCGCGCTGGGGTGAACGTGCTCTTCTTCGACTACCGCGGCAGCTGGGGAAGCGGCGGCACCTTCTCGTTCGCGGGCGCGCAGGAGGACGTGGCCGCCGCCGTGCGCTTCGTGCGCGATACCGGCAGTGCGCGCAAGTACCGCGCGGACCCGCGCCGTGTCGCGCTCGTCGGCCACAGCATGGGCGCGTGGCTGGCCATGCTCGCCGCTGCGGCGGACAGCACCATCTCCTGCGCGGGCGCGCTGGAGCTGGGCGACATGGCGCAGATCGGCGTGGGGATGAACGCCAGCCCCGCGGTCGAGACGGAGTTCACGCAGTACACGCGCTGGCTGACCGAGCCCGGCGCGCCGCTGCACGCCGACGCGGCGGAATTGATCGCCAGCCTGAAGGCGAACGGGCCGCGCTGGACCGTGGCCGCCAACGCGCCGCGCCTGGCCGGGCGCGCGCTGCTGCTGCTGGACAACGACCACAACCCCACCCACGCCGCCACCGCCGCCGCCCTCCGCCAGGCCGGCGCGCGCCTCACCGCCGACGTCTGGCACACCGACCACTCCTTCTCCGACCGCCGCATCGAGCTGCAGCACGCGGTCGTCAGGTGGGTGCGGACGAGCTGCGGGTTCGGGGGATAG
- a CDS encoding AI-2E family transporter gives MRPRVIQINITGRAIAMLLAALALVWLVVGFSKILFILFLAILLAVGIDPLVDRMERWKLPRSLAIFLVYLGIMAVLVAAVALLVPVLVEESSQLADSLPKIAQQVGDLAGSGTISIPGVGHVSTAEMGHRLGGEVGSIVASVPRLLVGVGKAVTGVLVSALLVLVVGFFLSADANFAPRFLGRFFSPRVRPTVAELSREISGRLGHWVRAQLLVGAFFGTAFGVGLWLLGVPFALSLGVAGAVLELIPYVGGVTVTAIAMLVALTISPWRALAVLVLEIVVANIESHVLYPKVVGNAVGLHPLTIILALFIGAEAKGIIGALVAVPVAVVLQVVFDRFYRFHDTGQIILPESDLVPAAEPVAVSVTSEEE, from the coding sequence ATGCGCCCACGCGTCATCCAGATCAACATCACCGGCCGCGCCATCGCCATGCTGCTGGCGGCACTGGCGCTGGTGTGGCTGGTCGTCGGCTTCAGCAAGATCCTGTTCATCCTCTTCCTGGCCATCCTGCTGGCCGTGGGAATCGACCCGCTGGTGGACCGGATGGAGCGGTGGAAGCTCCCCCGCTCGCTGGCCATCTTCCTCGTGTACCTGGGGATCATGGCGGTGCTGGTGGCCGCGGTCGCCCTGCTGGTTCCCGTACTGGTGGAGGAGAGCAGCCAGCTGGCCGACAGCCTGCCGAAGATCGCGCAGCAGGTGGGCGACCTGGCCGGGAGCGGCACGATCAGCATTCCCGGCGTGGGGCACGTCTCCACCGCCGAGATGGGGCACCGGCTGGGCGGCGAGGTGGGGTCGATCGTGGCCAGCGTGCCGCGGCTGCTGGTGGGGGTGGGGAAGGCGGTGACGGGGGTGCTGGTGAGCGCGCTGCTGGTGCTGGTGGTGGGCTTCTTCCTGAGCGCCGACGCCAACTTCGCCCCGCGCTTCCTGGGGCGCTTCTTCTCGCCGCGGGTGCGGCCCACGGTGGCGGAGCTGTCGCGCGAGATCAGCGGGCGGCTGGGGCACTGGGTGCGCGCGCAGCTGCTGGTGGGCGCGTTCTTCGGCACGGCGTTCGGGGTGGGGCTCTGGCTGCTGGGCGTGCCCTTCGCGCTGTCGCTGGGCGTGGCCGGCGCGGTGCTGGAGCTGATTCCCTACGTGGGCGGCGTGACGGTGACGGCCATCGCCATGCTGGTGGCGCTCACCATCAGCCCGTGGCGCGCGCTGGCGGTGCTGGTGCTGGAGATCGTGGTGGCGAACATCGAGAGCCACGTGCTGTACCCGAAGGTCGTCGGGAACGCCGTGGGGCTGCACCCGCTCACCATCATCCTGGCGCTGTTCATCGGCGCCGAGGCCAAGGGGATCATCGGGGCGCTGGTGGCGGTGCCGGTGGCGGTGGTGCTGCAGGTGGTGTTCGACCGCTTCTACCGCTTCCACGACACCGGCCAGATCATCCTCCCCGAAAGCGACCTGGTTCCGGCGGCCGAGCCGGTGGCGGTGTCGGTGACAAGCGAGGAGGAGTAG